The stretch of DNA tttaaatatcatttGAATAGTGTTAATTGGTGGAATAGTTTGATTTAGGCATGCTACTTCTGTTAGCTTGGATCAAACTACTAATCAATTATAgtgttaatattttaatttgttttattatacacTTCCAATTATTTCTCTGATAGCAATGTAAGTACCTAAAACTCCAACAAAAACACTCAACACCACCATTCCACACAACATTATAGTCTCAAACCCAATCTTCTTGTAATTTCCAGAGATCTTCAAGTAACACAAACAAGGCAGAAGTATGGAAACCGTGACGCTCAGTAACGCTCCAACCAGCGACATCATATAGCCGAAAAAGGGAAGTGTCTCGGCGATGAAGACGCTACTTATTATGAAAAACGTGCTGATCAGGAGATGCAAGTATGTCTTTTTGGCGTAACTCGAAGGAAACCAATCTTTTATGGTGTTCACCGTTGGTGTGATCATCAATGCGTATTTGGCTACAGGGTTTACTAGGGTTGTGTATATAGCCACCTTCGAACTCGTCTTATGAACTGGAAGATTCAGTGTTATTTGTGATAATGTTTGTGATCCATACATCAAGTAGCCCAATACCGCCATTGAGGTGTATCCTATGGTGCATAACATAAAACACACAAGTAGGACCTGCaggccaaaaagaaaaaaagaaaatggtgaaATTAAAGgacccgaacccgaaccaaaCCTGATTCGATACCGAACTAAGGgagaggtattggtttaggatttagaaagaattttaatgactttgtgtttttaaaaatcttgctgacttttaaaatcatagaaaattagaaagtaaaaatgaaagattttataagagattgtttaggaagttattttaaatcttgctgatttgtgtttcctaatcttgtaaaatctttcataaaatcttttaaaatctttctatttgatgaaagggttttcatgacttttgttatgaaggaaatgatataaaatcctaaaccaataacacaaaatttgaattcattaacaatccaagattcttttgttttgattgaataacataaaacttttcatgactttataagactcttaatccaataacactagatttatcaagattttagataaatttttataaatccacaaccaataacaccaaatttttaaagagttttaaaaagtcttgattgaataacaacatattttacataacttttaaagtcattaaaattctttctaaatcctaaaccaataacccctccTAACAAAACCATACCCAAGTTTTATGCAAACAAACTAGATTAGCTAAATCAAGggatgtaattaaaaattaatatttaatttctattaaatatgaagaaaatatacatttaaataTACTAagatatttacttattttttatttatccaaACCGAATCAAatccaaatcaacaaaaacctaTATAAACCGAAACAATCTAGACGGGGGAATAACGATTGTTGTAGGCCTAGGTAAACCATAGCAAAATGTATTTGTTGGTTAGTGTAGAAACGACTTACATTGTTGAACTGATGTTTGCTTTTCATAGAAGAATACAAAGTGGGCAAAACTGGATGCGCACCATAGCAAAAAGCATATAAGCTCAAAGCTGTAGGGATCCCACTCCAATTAATCAACTTTCCCTTTTGATGAAACCCAATTCCATCAAATGCTCCAACCCACGATATTGATCCAAGAGTCACAGTCGTAGCTAAAACCCCACTCATAGAAACATAAGACAAGACGCTAAGATTATCCCACCATAGAGTCGGCATGATAACGAGTGAGACAGTGGCCATGAACGCTTGTTTGCCATTCAATCTCAATCCGATCATTTTTATGTTAAATCCGGGGAAAAGATTGTGAAGATTATCTCCCTCGAGGATCAAGAAACCTGTGGTGACTAGATAGAGTTCTAGGTGCATGAAGAGTGACACAATGATTCTCCCTGGTCTACCAAATGCGCGTTCTCCAATGTCCGGATATGTTTTGATGTTGCGGTCCGCATTCATACATTTTGTAATGAGCAAGGATGTGTAGAAGGCGGTTGCGGCTAGGAGTAACAGAAGTGAAAGACTCAACCATCCTCCACGAGCAAGTGAATATGGTACCGACAATATCCCAACTCCTAAAGCCATTGAATATCATAATAAGTGGTATCAACTAATTATTATGTCAGAAAgacaactaaacaaaataagtGTGAATTGAAACCACATATGAAATATTCACCTGAAAGAGCATTGAGTGCGTTGAAACATGTCTTAAAGAAAGAGGAACTTCCGACGTTGTCACGTTGTCTTTCGCCGTTATCTTCTTCCATTGCTAATGAAGTctaataagaaattaaaaatgaagaaCTATGATCATCAaagtaattatgtttttgtttctaactactttaagagaaaaattattgaaaataataataatttacatctttatggaggaaaaaaaaagagagtagatATTGcgggaaagaagagaagaaagaaatacaaTATGGTTGAGTAATTTAAAGCGAAAGCAAGAGAAGCGTGGTTTATTGATCATTTGATTGTGACTTCTAAATACACAATAATAATATTGCTAACTTTGCTTAGTTTATTACTTCTCAAAAATCATGGAAGCAAACTCTAAATTGTTTacctaaagaaaataaaatttggttatAGTCTCAAAATTTAAAGGTATCGTTAGTTACACATAGAAAAGACATGAAATATTTTGACATCTCCAAGGTAAGCTctagaaaaactaaaatgtacCTTGAAATTTGTTAGAATTATGAACCAAATTCAGAACCCAAAACCTTTTTACTATCTTAGTAAAAAAGCAAAATAGAGCTAAAGCCCctgagaaaaaatatattctcttTCCTAAGATAAATCCCTAAACTCTAGGATGAAGTTCACAAACAAAGGTTCAACACTATTTATAAGCAAAAATAATcccaataaaattattaaaaaaaaaaaagtggaaactCTAATGGACTAGGaccataaaaaattaaacaaacttGTAGAGTTGGTGGTGAGAACTATTATAGCATTGAGATCATGAAAGAGGAATGAGTGGAATCATACACATTTGCAAGTAAGAGGAAACTTTTCggtgtttagtttttaaagtgATGATAAATAAATGTCCAATACGATAGGGATTCAATGCCAACTAATTAGTTTTTTAGCTTTTTCCAtcgtttgttaaaaaaaacaaaggtatATGATAATATAACAGTCTGggttttagatcaaaaccagGAAACAATTCAATAATTTAAACCATCAACGctcaattaaaatataatatcacaCACCTTAAACCTATATTGTagactctaacctttttttttgtgtgcaaattGTAGACTCTAACCTAAGCCTAAACTTTTAACCCTCAAACATAAACTTTATTCCCTGGAATCGAAAAAGACTCAGCCTAAAACATATATAGACTGCCttgtttgtaattttgatattttctttagGATTTGTATTTTTTCCCTAATCATCCCAATTAAATTGCTACCGCAAAAATTATGagttaaaacaattttaaaaagagattTCGAAAATTAGAGGACTATGCATGGACAAAAACTTCAAAAGCTTTGTGGtgtaacaaagaaaaattgagAATAAAAGAGATCGAACCGGAGAAAAATAAGGAGAGACGACGAGCTTGATGAACCGTGAGAAATCACACGAACTTGCACTAGTTTATGACAGTTGGTCAAGTCACAAAATTAGTCATCAAAGGAAATTGGTGATTAAAAGAGTGTTTTTGGTTTAGTGAAAAAAAGAGTCTTCTAGAATTTTGGTGGAAATTTAAGAGTTTGTTATTGGGAATATGCATAATATTTGGGATTTTGGTAGAAttgtttttacataaatatatttacttcttCTATAAATgaaagcgttttttttttttttaagaagtttgaccaaagaataaataaaaaaggatcAGAATATGTTAAGCAATTAAATAGTAGCATGAAATAGAGCACTAGACGAAGTGATATCCTTGTCaatatatctaaataataataaagttttttttggggcaaataATAATAAGGTATATATACCTATATTTTATCTAGCAATATTcttaatattaagaaaaatactcTAGAATGGCACACATTtgggtttttgttccaaaactagtACACATGCTgaaatgttccaaaactagcatacTGAGTAATTAATAGAGAgatatattcttattttaaaaaattcaaaaaaatcaaaacccgtTCTCTTACATTTCTCTCCGGCGAAGCTTGATGAATTTTTCGATCAGAGATCTTCATTTCTGATCTCAGATTTTCCCGTGAAGCTTCAGGTACTAAATCCGTTAGAGTTTGAAATTGTTGggttatctttcttcttcttcttcgatcgaTAGCTTCAATCATTGATTTCAGAGTTTGAAGATCTCTCTTACATTTCTCTCCGGCGAAGCTTGATGAATTTTTCGATCAGAGATCTTCATTTCTGATCTCAGATTTTCCCGTGAAGCTTCAATTAGGTACTAAATCCGTTGCcttatctttcaatttttctttcttcttcttcgtttttagagtttgaaattgttgggttatctttcttcttcttcaatcgatATCTTCAATCATTAATTTCAGAGTTTGAAATTGTTAAGTTCTTTGAATTAAGGAAGAAATTGCGACTTATGGCTCTATATAGATGAATTAGCAGATTCGgtagtttttttgttctgtgattttggttttgttggctTGATTGTAGAATGTTGGAGATATACTCTGTCTTTGGTGAGTGGAAAATTAATGACAAGCTTCATTGGAGATTCTTCGTTGATACAAACAAAGGTGGATGTCTTTGTGAAGTTTCTGAGAATATCACTTACAAGGATTTAATGAAGATTGTTTTTGAAGATTTCGGACTTGATGGTCTAGTTAAAGAGATTTCACTCAGCTATGAACTTCCAAAGATGAAATTAATTGTAGAAGATTCTCCTCCTATCTTCATTCGCAATGACCGCCAAGTCTGCACTTTTATCAGGAAGATACAAGAAAATCCTGAGATAGGACGTTTGTGTGTATCGGTAAGTACATgacttttacttttgttttcacTGTAACTTTCTTATACTTAATTCTTCATAGTTTTTTAACTTAATTCTTCTTGTAGGAATTTGATCAATCATTTGGTAGTGATATCTCAGTTTCTAAGCCACTTGGTGATACATGTTCAACCGctgaaaaagcaaagaacaataATTCATTTGCCTTGCCTGCTGATCGAGATCCTATTCTGATCTCTGCAGGAAGTTCACATACGACTGCACATGAAACACACAAGGTTAGATTCCTTAATATAAGTTTTTAGACAAGATTCATATATGTTTAGGAACCCCTTCCTAAATCACAGAACATGATGAATATCAAGAATTTTAAGGATGAACTACTTAGGAACGGTTCAAGTATAAAGCTATAGTTACTTGCAAATGTTACTTTTCAtttactaatctttttatttttctaggaaCTTAATCGGTCTATTGGAAGTGATGTTTCTACGACACATAATGATATAGAAATCTCAACAGCTGAAAAAGGAATAGGATCTTTTTTAGAGAATTTGGTTCCTGCTCCAGATCTCTCTCCTATATCTATGGTAGGTTCACATTCAACTCGAGGGGCTGATGATATATATGTGGACAGATATTTCAAGAACAAGGAAGAGTTGATGTTCAAGATGAGAAACTGGGCACTTGAATGGAGGTTTGAGTTCAGAGTTCGATGGTCAAACAAAACGAGAGTTATTTTGGGATGTGTTGATGATAAATGCAGTTGGCAATTGCGTGCGACTAGGCTAAAATCATCTGAATTCTTTGTGGTGAAGAAGTATTGTCATGAACACAATTGTGACACAACCCACAGGAATGCCAACCATAGACAAGCAACTGCAAAGTTGCTTGGGAGTTTTTACTGCAACAACTATGGAGAAAAGAAAGTTGGTCTCAAACCAAAACAGATTATGGAATTGGCCAGAAAAGATCATGGAGTATACATACCATACAAAAAAGCCTGGAGAGCAAAAGAGGAAGGTCATAATTTTGTTAGAGGCACTGCTGAGGACAGTTATTTACATCTAGGGAAATGGTTGTACATGGCAAGGGAAAAAAATCCAGGAACATTTGCTTATCTTGAGTTGGATCCTATGAAGAATTTCAAATACGCATTCATCTCATTTGGCCAGTCGATTAGAGGTTTTTCTTTAATGAGAAGAGTGATTGCTGTTGATGGTACATTCCTAAAAGGAAAGTATAAGGGAACTTTGCTAGCAGCTACTGCACAAGATGGAGATTATCACTTATACCCGATAGCATTTGCCATTGTTGATTCAGAAAATGATATTGCATGGAATTGGTTCTTCAGGTGTTTGCTCACTATCATCCCTGATGCACCAGATTTGGTATTTGTTTCTAACCGTGCTTCATCCATTGAAAAAGCAATCTCATAATTGTATCCAGCATCCCATCAAGGCATTTGCAATTTTCatctcaaaaacaacatcaaagtAAAGTTCAAGAGTAAAAGCTTCTTGCCTCTTGTCGAATCAGCAGCTAATGCTTTTACGTTTCATGAGTTTGAAGGTGCTTTTAGGGATATACAGAATTCTAATCCAAAACTGGCCAAGTATTTAGAAGAAGCTGATTTCAGGAAGTGGGCTCGTTGTTATGCACCATCTAACCGCTACAATATTATGACAACCAACATTGCTGAGTCATTGAATTCTATGTTAAAGGATCCTCGGGAGCTGCCAGTGATTTCACTTCTTGAGACAATCAGGATAACCCTTACAACATGGTTTCATGAGCGACGGGAAAAAGCTGCCAAACACAACAAGCGTGCTACACCAAATTTTACAGATAAGATAATATTAAGCTTCAGTAAGGCAATGAAACTAGATGTTTTTCAAGTGGATCAACATGAGTTTGAGGTCAAAGATGATAGGAATAAGTTTGTTGTTCACCTAAAGAACAAGACTTGTACCTGAGGTTTCTTTGACATTGAAAGGATTCCTTGCATTCACGCCATTGTTGCTGCNAACCGTGTTTCATCCATTGAAAAAGCAATCTCATAATTGTATCCAGCATCCCATCAAGGCATTTGCAATTTTCatctcaaaaacaacatcaaagtAAAGTTCAAGAGTAAAAGCTTCTTGCCTCTTGTCGAATCAGCAGCTAATGCTTTTACGTTTCATGAGTTTGAAGGTGCTTTTAGGGATATACAGAATTCTAATCCAAAACTGGCCAAGTATTTAGAAGAAGCTGATTTCAGGAAGTGGGCTCGTTGTTATGCACCATCTAACCGCTACAATATTATGACAACCAACATTGCTGAGTCATTGAATTCTATGTTAAAGGATCCTCGGGAGCTGCCAGTGATTTCACTTCTTGAGACAATCAGGATAACCCTTACAACATGGTTTCATGAGCGACGGGAAAAAGCTGCCAAACACAACAAGCGTGCTACACCAAATGTTACAGATAAGATAATATTAAGCTTCAGTAAGGCAATGAAACTAGATGTTTTNNNNNNNNNNNNNNNNNNNNNNNNNNNNNNNNNNNNNNNNNNNNNNNNNNNNNNNNNNNNNNNNNNNNNNNNNNNNNNNNNNNNNNNNNNNNNNNNNNNNNNNNNNNNNNNNNNNNNNNNNNNNNNNNNNNNNNNNNNNNNNNNNNNNNNNNNNNNNNNNNNNNNNNNNNNNNNNNNNNNNNNNNNNNNNNNNNNNNNNNNNNNNNNNNNNNNNNNNNNNNNNNNNNNNNNNNNNNNNNNNNNNNNNNNNNNNNNNNNNNNNNNNNNNNNNNNNNNNNNNNNNNNNNNNNNNNNNNNNNNNNNNNNNNNNNNNNNNNNNNNNNNNNNNNNNNNNNNNNNNNNNNNNNNNNNNNNNNNNNNNNNNNNNNNNNNNNNNNNNNNNNNNNNNNNNNNNNNNNNNNNNNNNNNNNNNNNNNNNNNNNNNNNNNNNNNNNNNNNNNNNNNNNNNNNNNNNNNNNNNNNNNNNNNNNNNNNNNNNNNNNNNNNNNNNNNNNNNNNNNNNNNNNNNNNNNNNNNNNNNNNNNNNNNNNNNNNNNNNNNNNNNNNNNNNNNNNNNNNNNNNNNNNNNNNNNNNNNNNNNNNNNNNNNNNNNNNNNNNNNNNNNNNNNNNNNNNNNNNNNNNNNNNNNNNNNNNNNNNNNNNNNNNNNNNNNNNNNNNNNNNNNNNNNNNNNNNNNNNNNNNNNNNNNNNNNNNNNNNNNNNNNNNNNNNNNNNNNNNNNNNNNNNNNNNNNNNNNNNNNNNNNNNNNNNNNNNNNNNNNNNNNNNNNNNNNNNNNNNNNNNNNNNNNNNNNNNNNNNNNNNNNNNNNNNNNNNNNNNNNNNNNNNNNNNNNNNNNNNNNNcttgttttatattttttgaggAAAGCCATCCTGATTTACTATAAACCCTTCCTAAATAACTTTCATTCTTTCCCTAATCAGTACAAATACCatccaaaataagaaaagtttCACAAAACACACCATTTACTAAGTATCTTTAACATTTAAATCATAATcccaaaacacacaacatatGATTCCAAAAAATCCATTGTAAGCTTATAAATCCAAAGAAAAGTCTACcatctgaaaacaaaaattcaaccTCTAAACATCTCAATCTTCTTAAGAATGATATCATGATAGATATCAAAACATAACTTGGCTCTAATATCTTCTGAAACCTCTTCTTGAAGCTTACTCATCATCTCTTCTACGCCCATTGAGTGGCATTCCACCATTTTGAGGATGAATAATCCACAGTTTGCTTCACTCTTAATGCGACGAAAGAACTTCTTAGGGCATAAGACTTTAAATGGAGACAGATCAAgtgttcctctgtttctttcagtGCCTAAGAGATAAGGTATCATCTCTGCAATACACACAAATAGTTATCAGTAATATATCATAAGCATAAAATTCACATCATAATCAAATTATCATAATCAAATAAGTTCTTACCTGCAATTGGCTTAACATGAGTTTCCACCAAGTCACCTTTACTCTCATGAGTTCGACAATCAAAAACAGTAATCTTCCTAGACTTGAAGCTTATTTCCATACCAATGAACCGTTTGTATGTACAGTTATAGGCAATACCATAAACTCCATCGAGATCCTGCCACTTCTCAGTAGGAAGACAAACCGAAGGCAACTTCCCACTCACAATATCAGTGACTTCTTTTGGAAACACATATTGTGATTTAAAGTTATCCTTCTTGAAATTGAAGTATGCAGctttcaaatttgaaaagaagTCTGGCCTCACAAAGGTTGATTTGGGAAGTCTCTTGTTGTGAAAATAAACAGGATCCTTGTTTCTTCTCAACCAAAGTAAGCCCACAGCTGCATCAATATGCtacatttaaatgaaaaaaaggcTTTTAGACTATTAGTCGAAATAGACAAGATTATATTTGATAACCTGATATTCAGGATAGCATTCATGACATTCATGATAGCATTCCGAAATTACCGTTTCTAGCAAATTCATCTCTCGTCTTCCCAGCAAATTTAACCAATGTGAGGTGAATGGTTCTGTATCTGTTATCACtctgaaattatcaaaaatgaCGATAATTAGATGAAAGAAAATTGACTAGAATTGACAAGAATTGTTAAAACATCACACTAACCCTGGTCTAATATTTGATCTCTTCCAAGAATTTAATTCTTCAATGTCATTGAAAGTTGGAGAGAGGAAAGGGTTGAACATTGGATGAATAGCAGATGTGGCAGGGTTTCTTGGTGCTTTATATGGAGTAACGGTTGAAAATGATGGAGTTGTGAGCCGATTGCTTCTCCTTGGAACATGCTTcacaccatcaccatcatctttttgcttctcaccatcaccatcaactctttgcttctttcttggaataacaattttatctttcttatccagctttctctttttttcctgaaatcaagatataacaaagaaacgTGTTTATGAATATCCTCTTTGTACTTTTTACCAAAATCagcaatgatatatacaaaacaaacaagaactgAATTAAATTGACATACCTCAGATGaactaaaacatttaagatCAAATGATGGTCCCTCGTCTTGTGGATtctgtttgtcttctttttcatcatcaccatcatttgGGCTTACTCCTTCAGGTACATAATGACTTtgttcgtcatcttcttctttatcaagTCCATCATTTAGATTTTCACCTTCATCGACATGATGACTTTGATTGCCATCTTCCTGAGGAAGTTTCTCTTCATCGCCACCTTCATGAGGAAGGTTCTCTTCATCACCTTACaagcaaaaaatattttagaaccTTTATTAGCGTAAGAAGACTTTCCTAAATAATTTCGTAACAGgaaaaagttttataataaaacttaCATCAACAGCTGAATCGAGCTTCTAGGTCATCTGATCTTCTGAATCGAGCATCTGAGCTTCTGAATCGAGCTTCTGGGTCATCTGAGCTTCTGAATCGAGCTTCTGGGTCCTCTGATCTTCTGAATCGAGCTTTTCGGTTTGGGTGAACTCCTCTGTTTGGTTTTCGCTTGGAGTAAAGAACTGGAGTTGAATTATTTCACTTGTCAATATAATGtgttagaatatttttaaaaagttctaaGAATCATTATATTTACCTCAGCAGTTAAAACTTCTGGATTTGGTTcaccttctttctctttctgatTCNATATCAGTGACTTCTTTTGGAAACACATATTGTGATTTAAAGTTATCCTTCTTGAAATTGAAGTATGCAGctttcaaatttgaaaagaagTCTGGCCTCACAAAGGTTGATTTGGGAAGTCTCTTGTTGTGAAAATAAACAGGatccttgtttcttcttaacCAAAGTAAGCCCAAAGCTGCATCAATATGCtacatttaaatgaaaaaaaaggcTTTTAGACTATTAGTCGAAATAGACAAGATTATATTTGATAACCTGATATTCAGGATAGCATTCCGAAATTACCGTTTCTTGCAAATTCATCTCTCGTCTTCCTAGCAAATTTAACCAATGTGAGGTGAATGGTTCTGTATCCATTATCACtctgaaattatcaaaaatgaCGATAGTAAGATGAAAGAAAATTGACTAGAATTGACAAGAATTGTTAAAACATCACACTAACCCTGGTCTAATATTTGATCTCTTCCAAGAATTTAATTCTTCAATGTCATTGAAAGTTGGAGAGAGGAAAGGGTTGAACATTGGATGAATAGCAGATGTGGCAGGGTTTCTTGGTGCTTTATATGGAGTAACGGTTGAAAATGATGGAGTTGTGAGCCGATTGCTTCTCCTTGGAACATGCTTcacaccatcaccatcatctttttgcttctcaccatcaccatcaactctttgcttctttcttggaataacaattttatctttcttatccagctttctctttttttcctgaaatcaagatataacaaagaaacgTGTTTATGAATATCCTCTTTGTACTTTTTACCAAAATCagcaatgatatatacaaaacaaacaagaactgAATTAAATTGACATACCTCAGGTGaactaaaacatttaagatCAAATGATGGTCCCTCGTCTTGTGGATtctgtttgtcttctttttcatcatcaccatcatttgGGCTTACTCCTTCAGGTACATAATGACTTtgttcgtcatcttcttctttatcaagTCCATCATTTAGATTTTCACCTTCATCGACATGATGACTTTGATTGCCATCTTCCTGAGGAAGTTTCTCTTCATCACCACCTTCATGAGGAAGGTTCTCTTCATCACCCTACaagcaaaaaatattttagaaccTTTATTAGCGTAAGAAGACTTTCCTAAATAATTTAGTAACAGgaaaaagtttataataaaaCTTACATCAACAGCTGAATCGAGCTTCTGGGTCATCTGATCTTCTGAATCGAGCATCTAAGCTTCTGAATCGAGCTTCTGGGTCATTTGAGCTTCTGAATCGAGCTTCTGGGTCCTCTGATCTTCTGAATCGAGCTTTTCGGTTTGGGTGAACTCCTCTGTTTGGTTTTCGCTTGGAGTAAAGAACTGGAGTTGAATTATTTCACTTGTCAATATAATGtgttagaatatttttaaaaagttctaaGAATCATTATATTTACCTCAGCAGTTAAAACTTCTGGATTTGGTTcaccttctttctctttctgatTCTCTCTATGGAAAAACCGTATTTgttcttttccaaaaaattcttctttctttgatttgtccATCAAAATACTGATTCATGTATCATGAATTGCTCGCACTCTTCCTTTGCTCCATTTGTTCTCACAGCTAACTTCAACTTCTTGCAGCAATTGTACACACTGAATCAATGATTGCTGAAAAAAGCATTAGAAGGTTTAGTACATTGATTAAGAATACTTTCCCTATCATTCAAAATACAAGTATCAAACCAATTCTTACCTCCTTAGGAATCAGAGTCTCAGAAGTCAGAGCCACATGCACTGTTTTTTGTTCAGTGGTAGACCTGTTAGATGGTCGGATCCCATCACCACACTGCAAATATAATTCGTTTTTAGGAAGCTTTAGTTCATAATTAAGAATACTTTCCCTAAcattcaaaatacaaataagaaatattttcttACCTCCGTAGGAATCTGAGTCTCAGATGTATATTGTTCAGTGGGAGAGTTGTTAGTTGGACGGATCCCATCACCACTCTGCAAATACAAATCATTTTTAGGAAGCATTAGTACATAATTAAGACTACTTTccctaaaatttaatttacaagtaagaaacaaatttaCCTCGGTAGGAATTTGAATCTCAGATGTATATTGTTCAGTGGGAGAATTGTTAGTCGGACGGATCCCATCACCACTCTGCAAATACAAATCGTTTTTAGGAAGCATTAGTACATAATTAAGACTACTTTccctaaaatttaatttacaagtaagaaacaaattctTACCTCGGTAGGAAGCTGAGAGTCAGAAACTTGAGTCACATTATCTCTATTTTGTTCATCGCATTGAGAACTAGGGAATGTAGGGTTTGTAAATGGAGACATTCCACTATCTTGTTGTTGCTCCTACAACACAAAACGAAAACGGTTACCAGTTAcatgcatgaaaaaaaaattgttaaagagGAACCTGTAAgttgattaaaatttttttttttacctgatcTTCTGTATTGGTTGGTTTATATGTTCCCAGACTCTCCTCTATTTTCGATAACCGGCAATTGATATCTCTGAACCCATCCGTAACCATGTTGTAAAGTTTATCTAGCTTCTCCATTAGTGACTCTCCAGAAGAAGATGGCT from Camelina sativa cultivar DH55 chromosome 9, Cs, whole genome shotgun sequence encodes:
- the LOC104710737 gene encoding vacuolar amino acid transporter 1-like, translating into MEEDNGERQRDNVGSSSFFKTCFNALNALSGVGILSVPYSLARGGWLSLSLLLLLAATAFYTSLLITKCMNADRNIKTYPDIGERAFGRPGRIIVSLFMHLELYLVTTGFLILEGDNLHNLFPGFNIKMIGLRLNGKQAFMATVSLVIMPTLWWDNLSVLSYVSMSGVLATTVTLGSISWVGAFDGIGFHQKGKLINWSGIPTALSLYAFCYGAHPVLPTLYSSMKSKHQFNNVLLVCFMLCTIGYTSMAVLGYLMYGSQTLSQITLNLPVHKTSSKVAIYTTLVNPVAKYALMITPTVNTIKDWFPSSYAKKTYLHLLISTFFIISSVFIAETLPFFGYMMSLVGALLSVTVSILLPCLCYLKISGNYKKIGFETIMLCGMVVLSVFVGVLGTYIAIREIIGSV
- the LOC109126574 gene encoding uncharacterized protein LOC109126574, whose amino-acid sequence is MEISFKSRKITVFDCRTHESKGDLVETHVKPIAEMIPYLLGTERNRGTLDLSPFKVLCPKKFFRRIKSEANCGLFILKMVECHSMGVEEMMSKLQEEVSEDIRAKLCFDIYHDIILKKIEMFRG
- the LOC104715117 gene encoding uncharacterized protein LOC104715117, coding for MLEIYSVFGEWKINDKLHWRFFVDTNKGGCLCEVSENITYKDLMKIVFEDFGLDGLVKEISLSYELPKMKLIVEDSPPIFIRNDRQVCTFIRKIQENPEIGRLCVSEFDQSFGSDISVSKPLGDTCSTAEKAKNNNSFALPADRDPILISAGSSHTTAHETHKELNRSIGSDVSTTHNDIEISTAEKGIGSFLENLVPAPDLSPISMVGSHSTRGADDIYVDRYFKNKEELMFKMRNWALEWRFEFRVRWSNKTRVILGCVDDKCSWQLRATRLKSSEFFVVKKYCHEHNCDTTHRNANHRQATAKLLGSFYCNNYGEKKVGLKPKQIMELARKDHGVYIPYKKAWRAKEEGHNFVRGTAEDSYLHLGKWLYMAREKNPGTFAYLELDPMKNFKYAFISFGQSIRGFSLMRRVIAVDGTFLKGKYKGTLLAATAQDGDYHLYPIAFAIVDSENDIAWNWFFRCLLTIIPDAPDLVFVSNRASSIEKAIS